GGTACCGCCTTCCGGCCGCGGCTGGATGCCATGGTAGATGGCGTTTTCCACCAGCGGCTGCAGGGTCAGGGGCGGAATGGCCTGCTGCTCCAGGCCAGCTTCGATCTGCCATTCCAGCCGGAGCCGGTCACCCAGTCGCAGGCTTTCGATGTCCAGGTAACGATGGCAAAGTTCCAGCTCCCGTGACAGGGGGATCAGTTGATCAACGCTTTGGAGGCTGGCGCGGAACAGTTCCGAGAGGTCCAGAACGGCGTCTTCCGCCCGTTCCGGGTTGACGGCGATCAGGCTGGCGATGGTGTTCATGCTGTTGAACAGGAAGTGCGGCTGTATCCGGGCCTGGAGGGCGGCCAGGTTGGCCTGCATCTCGGCCTCACGCTGTTGTTGCCACTGGTGCTGCAGGTAGAAGTAACGCAACACCATCAGCACGATCAGCAGCGCCAGCAGGAGTTTCTTGGCCACACCCTGCCAGGCGGCCACACCGCCCACCGGATGCAGCACGCTGTCGGCAAACAGGCTGAAGGCCAGCACATCCAGCAGCACGATCGCCACGATGGTAAAGGTGGCCCAGGACACCCGCATACGCGCCAGGCGTGCCCGGAGCAGGCAGATCAGCGCGGCGCTGGTCAGCGTGGTCCATTGCACGAACAGGGACAGTAGCCCGAAGTAGTTCCAGTCGATCCAGCCGCGCTCGGCCTGCACGATCGACAGCACCAGCACCAGCAGTTCGCTGGTGACCAGCAACAGGAAGACGGCCCGCACCCGGCACAGATCCGGTACGAAGAAGTCGTTCGTGGTCACGCTGTTGTCCCTGTTACGGGATGTCTCCTTAACCGGGGTCAGAATGGTATACTCCCGCCACGTTCAATGTACCCAGTTCCCGCCAGATGATGCCGGGCTGTCAGCAGGAAAGATAGACCATGACGGATCAGAAAAAGTCTGACCAGACCACAAGCTCTGAAAAACCCTGGGGCGGACGCTTCAGCGAGCCCACCGATGCGTTTGTTGAGAAATTTACCGCATCGGTCGGTTTTGATCAGCGTCTGTACCACCACGACATCACCGGATCCATCGCCCACGCCACCATGCTGGCCGAGGTCGGGGTACTCACCAACGGGGAGCGGGACCAGATTATTGAGGGCCTGAAGGGCGTCAAGGCGGACATCGAGTCAGGTAACTTCCAGTGGTCGGTGAGCCTGGAAGACGTGCACATGAACATCGAGGCGCGCCTCACGGACCGTATCGGCATCACCGGCAAGAAGCTGCACACCGGCCGCAGCCGCAACGACCAGGTGGCCACCGACATCCGCCTGTACCTGCGCGACGAGATCGACGTGATTGCCGAGGAGCTCCGCCGTCTCAAGGCCGGTCTGCTGGATCTGGCCGAGCGCGAAGCGGACACCATCATGCCCGGTTTTACCCACCTTCAGACCGCCCAGCCGGTGACCTTCGGGCACCACCTGCTGGCCTGGTACGAAATGCTGGTGCGCGACGCCGAGCGCCTGCAGGACTGCCGCAAGCGGGTCAATGTGATGCCCCTGGGCGCCGCTGCCCTGGCCGGCACCACCTATCCGATCGATCGCGAAATGACCGCGAAACTGCTGGGTTTTGATCGGCCGACCGAAAACAGCCTGGATTCGGTCAGTGATCGGGACTTCGCCATCGAATTCTGCAGCTTTGCCGCGCTGCTGATGACACACCTCTCCCGGTTCAGTGAGGAGCTGGTGCTCTGGACTTCCGCCCAGTTTGATTTCATCGATCTGCCGGACCGCTTCTGCACCGGCTCGTCGATCATGCCCCAGAAAAAGAACCCGGACGTGCCGGAGCTGGTGCGCGGCAAGACCGGCCGCGTGAACGGTCACCTGATCAGCCTGCTGACCCTGATGAAGAGCCAGCCGCTGGCTTATAACAAGGACAACCAGGAAGACAAGGAACCGCTGTTCGATACTGTGGATACCGTCAAGGGCTGCCTCAAGGCCTACGCCGACATGATCCCGGCCATCCGTTCCAAGGCTGACAACATGCGGGTGGCCGCGAAGAGGGGCTTCTCCACCGCCACCGACCTGGCGGATTACCTGGTCAAGAAAGGCGTGCCGTTCCGGGATGCCCACGAAATTGTTGGCAAGTCCGTAGCGTTCGGCGTGGCCGAGGGCCGGGATCTGTCCGACATGACCCTGGAAGAGCTGCAGCAGTTCTCCGATCATATCGGCGAAGACGTCTTCGATGTGCTGACCCTTGAAGGGTCGGTCCAGGCCCGGAACCACCTTGGCGGCACGGCACCGGAACAGGTGAGGGCTGCCGTTGCCCGGGCGCGCAGCCTACTGGGCTGACCAGCCCGGAATCTACCCGCCGATCCGCCCGGTGGCGAGGTCTACCGCCGCCGGGGTCAGTTCTGCCAGGGGCTGCGGGCGACACAGCCGGTACCCCTGGCCGTAGTGGATGCCCAGGGTCCGTACCTTGCGCAGGGCGTCGTCGCTCTCGATAAAGGTGGCCACCGTCACCTTGCCGGCGGCCTCGGCAATCCGGTGCAGGGCTTCGAGCATCACCTGCTGCACCGGGTCGTCCTCCAGGTGCTGAACCATGCGCCGGTCCAGTTTGATGATGTCCACAGGCAACCGGGCGGCCAGGCTATAGCTCTCGACCGACGCACCCGCGCCGTCCAGGGCTACCCGGAATCCCGCCTTGTGCAAGGCATCGCACAGTACCGCCACGTCATCGGGATACTGGGTGGCGTGGGCCTCGCGGATTTCCAGGCAGAAACAGTCGGGTGCGAACGGCGACCCGCTCAGGGCACTGGCCATGAACTCTGCAAAGGTGTCATCCAGTACGCTGGCCAGCGACAGGTTGAAGCCACAGTATTTGAGCCTCGGCTCCAGCAGCGGCTGGCGGCCAAGCCACTCCAGGGTCTGGCGGATGACCTGCCGGTCGAGGCGTTTGGCGAGATCGAAACGCTCGGCAATAGGTAGGAAATCCTGGGGCATGAGTACCTCATCGGTGTCGCTGGTGGCCGGTATCCGGCACAGGATCTCGATGTGGTCACCCCAGGTCGGGCTGGCCACGGGGCGCATGGCCTGGTATTCCAGAATCAGGTTGTGGCTGTCCAGAGCCTCTCGCATCTGCGCCACCCGCTCATTGGCAACGGCGTCGTTGGTATGGCGGGCCAGGGCCCTGGCGGTGTGCACCCGGTTTCGGCCAGAGGTCTTGGCGGTATGGCACAGATCTGCCGCCTGGGCGAGCAGCTGTTCCGGGTCCGTGGGTACATCCTGATCCATGATCAGCAGGCCCCCCGAGGCAGTCGTGCTGAGCTTGTGGCCCTGCCAGTCGAAAACGAAGTCGCCAATCAGCTCGAGGGTCTCCTCGGCGATCGCCCGCGCCCGGGGTTCGGGGCAGTTCTCGATCAGCAACGCAAAGGTGTCGCCGGCGAGGCGCGCCAGGGCATCACGTTGCCGGACCCGAATACCCAGGTTGCCCGCCAACTCACGCAGATACCGGTCACAGGTGCCGCTTCCGGCCTGCTCGTTGAAACGCTCAAAATTATCGAGATCCAGGTACAGAAGGCTGTCACACGATGCCCGGTGCGCTTTCTGTTCGAGGGTTCTGAGCAACCGCGCCACCAGTTCCCGCCGGTTCATCAGACCGGTTACCGGATCATGACGGAGTCGATAGTCGTCGCTGGCCCCCTGGTTGGCGCGCGGCTCCACCGGCCGGGCCACGTGAACCGCGCCGGTGATCTCCCCGAGGTCACCAAGCAGTCGCTGGTAGTGAAATTCGTACACCGGCAATGGCCTGGCTTGCTGGGCCATGGGCATCTCCAGCACAAAGCTGTCCCGTTCGAAGGCCCGATGCCAGAGCCGCTCCATCATTCTGCGTTCGTTCGGAAAAGACGCCAGCAGACGGCTGAGATTGGCGCCGAGGGCGGGCTCCACGCCAAAGGTTTCCTGGAACTGCGTGGCCCAGGCGGAATTGAAATGAGTCAGGTTGAACGCCGCATCCACCGCAACCACCAGGTCCCGGCTTGCGCTGCTGATGGCCGACAGTATCCGGTCTGCCTGCCGGCGGACGCGGTCCAGCTGCATCCGGGCGGTCTTGTCCACCAGAGTGCCCCCCAACCGGGTCGTGCGGCCGCTGGCTTTGAGGGCTCGGCAGCTCAGACTGACACGGCGCGGGTTCTGGCGGGATGTCAGAATGTCGAGATCGAGGGAAAATCCCTGGCCGGTCCGGATGCATCGACGAAACAGGGCGCGCACTCTTGCCTGTCCGGTCTGGCAGTAGAACAACGCCTGCTCCGGAGTGATTCCAGTGCCCGGGCGCAGTTCCAGAAGATGGAACATCCCTTCGGACCAGGTCATCTGATTGGTCTCGGTGTCGAGCTCCCAGAGCCCGAAACCGGCGGCGGATTCCGCCGACCGGAGCAAGCGCGCGTCCCGGCCGGGGGTGTCACTGAGGGCGATCGTCGCGCTGGCCGCGTTGTCGGCATCACGCATTTCCAGTCGGAGATTGAGGCTGGCGGTGTAGAAAAAACCCTCTTTGTGACGGAAGGTGACCAGTACGGTCTGGCCACGCTCGATCCGGTGGCGATTGGCGGGCGCGAACGGGTCATCCTCGCGGGACGCCAGGATCCGGTGCACTGACTGGCCTTCCAGGTCGCCGCTGTCGTAACCGAGGATCGCCTCGGCGTGGTGGTCTGCGAACAGGATCCTGCCTTCGTCGTCAATGCGAAGAACGGTGCTGCGTTCAACAGTCGGAGAAGTATCCGGCCGATACCGGCGAATGATGAACTCTTTCACGAGCGGCGAGCCTCGGGGGTTCAGTAACTTTTATTTTTCTTCGGGTTTTGCAACGATGCCCACATCATACGCATACTGATTGCGAAAGGAACCTCTCGCCGGAGCCATCTTGACCGCCCACGCCGCCCCGATTTCCCTCGACTTTGAGGAGGGAATAGATCGCAAGACCCTGCGTCGTCTGAGGGACCGGTTCCTTCTGGTCAATCAGCAGCGCTGGAATCGCGCCCATTCGGCGCTGTCCTATCGCCAGCAGAGTGTCCTGGAAATCCTGCCTCTGGTGTTTCACCTCAATCACCCGGCGCTGCCTGGCTACCTGGACGGCGATTGCCCCTACGGTCTGGTGAACTACACGCCGACGGCGGCCACACTCCATGCCGCACGCCGGCTGGCCCGGACGTTCAGTCTGAAAGATGAGGGCAAGCGTCGCCCCGACCTCGACGCCATGTTCCTGATGGGGAGCCCCGGCACCCTCGGCCACTCGGTGGCCAGTGACCTCGATGTGTGGCTGTGTCACCGCAGCGATCTGCCGGAGCGGGGCATCCGTTGTCTTGAGCGTAAGGCCGAACGGCTGTCCCGATGGGCGGAGTCGCTGGGTGTGGAGCTGCACGTGTTCGTCTTCTGCGCCGCCGACTGGCGGGCCGGTCGGGAGCGGGTGGAAGTGACGGGCGAAAATTGCGGAAGCGCCCAGCACTACCTCTTGCTGGACGAGTTCTATCGTACCGGCATTCACCTGGCCGGTGCCTGGCCCATGTGGTGGCTGGTGCCGGCGGAGCAGGAGGCCAACTACCAGCAGTGTCTGCGCACCCTGGTGGATTACCGGTTTGTGAAGGCCTCCGAGTACATCGATTTCGGGCCTGTACCGTCGATCCCTGAAGCCGAGTTCCTCGGCGCCGGGGTCTGGCAGCTGTACAAGGGCATCGATGCGCCCTGGAAGTCGATTCTGAAGCTGCTGCTGATCGAGTGCTATGCCCGCACCGTTGATCAGCCGCTGTTGTCGGCTGAATTCAAGCGGGCCATTTACCGGGGGGAAACCCA
The nucleotide sequence above comes from Marinobacter gudaonensis. Encoded proteins:
- a CDS encoding sensor histidine kinase — encoded protein: MTTNDFFVPDLCRVRAVFLLLVTSELLVLVLSIVQAERGWIDWNYFGLLSLFVQWTTLTSAALICLLRARLARMRVSWATFTIVAIVLLDVLAFSLFADSVLHPVGGVAAWQGVAKKLLLALLIVLMVLRYFYLQHQWQQQREAEMQANLAALQARIQPHFLFNSMNTIASLIAVNPERAEDAVLDLSELFRASLQSVDQLIPLSRELELCHRYLDIESLRLGDRLRLEWQIEAGLEQQAIPPLTLQPLVENAIYHGIQPRPEGGTVRIEVQSKGKFIYLLVQNPKPDHGYRQHQGNRMALTNIQARLQALFGEPAVLKHSHHDGIYTVTLRLPRQKVSAPPPARADWRTQRSTDTTKSEPCDD
- the argH gene encoding argininosuccinate lyase translates to MTDQKKSDQTTSSEKPWGGRFSEPTDAFVEKFTASVGFDQRLYHHDITGSIAHATMLAEVGVLTNGERDQIIEGLKGVKADIESGNFQWSVSLEDVHMNIEARLTDRIGITGKKLHTGRSRNDQVATDIRLYLRDEIDVIAEELRRLKAGLLDLAEREADTIMPGFTHLQTAQPVTFGHHLLAWYEMLVRDAERLQDCRKRVNVMPLGAAALAGTTYPIDREMTAKLLGFDRPTENSLDSVSDRDFAIEFCSFAALLMTHLSRFSEELVLWTSAQFDFIDLPDRFCTGSSIMPQKKNPDVPELVRGKTGRVNGHLISLLTLMKSQPLAYNKDNQEDKEPLFDTVDTVKGCLKAYADMIPAIRSKADNMRVAAKRGFSTATDLADYLVKKGVPFRDAHEIVGKSVAFGVAEGRDLSDMTLEELQQFSDHIGEDVFDVLTLEGSVQARNHLGGTAPEQVRAAVARARSLLG
- a CDS encoding EAL domain-containing protein, yielding MKEFIIRRYRPDTSPTVERSTVLRIDDEGRILFADHHAEAILGYDSGDLEGQSVHRILASREDDPFAPANRHRIERGQTVLVTFRHKEGFFYTASLNLRLEMRDADNAASATIALSDTPGRDARLLRSAESAAGFGLWELDTETNQMTWSEGMFHLLELRPGTGITPEQALFYCQTGQARVRALFRRCIRTGQGFSLDLDILTSRQNPRRVSLSCRALKASGRTTRLGGTLVDKTARMQLDRVRRQADRILSAISSASRDLVVAVDAAFNLTHFNSAWATQFQETFGVEPALGANLSRLLASFPNERRMMERLWHRAFERDSFVLEMPMAQQARPLPVYEFHYQRLLGDLGEITGAVHVARPVEPRANQGASDDYRLRHDPVTGLMNRRELVARLLRTLEQKAHRASCDSLLYLDLDNFERFNEQAGSGTCDRYLRELAGNLGIRVRQRDALARLAGDTFALLIENCPEPRARAIAEETLELIGDFVFDWQGHKLSTTASGGLLIMDQDVPTDPEQLLAQAADLCHTAKTSGRNRVHTARALARHTNDAVANERVAQMREALDSHNLILEYQAMRPVASPTWGDHIEILCRIPATSDTDEVLMPQDFLPIAERFDLAKRLDRQVIRQTLEWLGRQPLLEPRLKYCGFNLSLASVLDDTFAEFMASALSGSPFAPDCFCLEIREAHATQYPDDVAVLCDALHKAGFRVALDGAGASVESYSLAARLPVDIIKLDRRMVQHLEDDPVQQVMLEALHRIAEAAGKVTVATFIESDDALRKVRTLGIHYGQGYRLCRPQPLAELTPAAVDLATGRIGG